GAGTATTGATCCCAGATAAGATACTCTTTAGACTTTTATGGTCCGCGCTCAATAAACGGTTTAAGTCGGCTTCTCCTAAAAAAATCACTCCACTGATCTTTCCGCCCTGCTCCGTTAGGTAGTTCCCGGTGGAGACAACTAAAGAATATTCTCTGCCGGATTTTTCCTTACCTTCTAAACGGAATAGATTACGATTGTTTTTGGTCAGCTTTAAAGATGGATTTTCGAAAATAGTACCGGAAGGTTTTTTACGGGTCACAAAAAAGCGGTCCGCTTTTTCTCTCAGGTCTTTTAATTCCCAGGTATAACCTCTGCTATCTCTAACTACTTCCTTTTCAGATCCTGTAGAGATCGTCTTTTTCTTTCTCCAGAAAAAGAGTTTATTCCAAAAACCTAATTTTTGTTTGCCCTTGGCCATTTTATTTCCCGTAATCTTTTCGAAGATTAGATGGCCGTTCGATCAATTTTTTCCCCATTTCGTAGACCTTTGCTTCTTTTAGAAAAGTGGAATATGCAGAAGAGATAGCGATCGTAAATCCGGGAAATCCATCCAAGAACCCAAGTTTAAAAAGATAGATCTCTACAAATTTTCCGAACGGTTTGATAATCGTGCGAACCAGAGAGAATTTTTTATTCTTCTTCCAACGAGTCCAGGAAACGATAGAAGAGAATTTATTGATCGTATCTACTTGTTGTGCAAGATCGGCAAAACTATAATGTAGGATATCCCCTTTGATCTTTTTGCCTTTTCCTTCTACCACCAAATAATCATGAGGATTTTCTCCTGTCCATTTTGACTTGGACTTGCGAATAATCCTGTACTTAGTTTGGGGATACCATCCTGAAAAACGGATAAACCTCCCCATATGAAAGGTAAGCCTAGAAGCTTTGAGTCCATTCAAAGATGGATCTTCCGGACTTTCTAAAAACGCTCGAAGAGAATCTCTTAATTCCTCGCTAAGTCGTTCGTCAGCATCCAGAGACAGGATCCAGTCATTCTTACAGAGAGAAATCGCGTCATTCTTCTGTTCCACATGCCCTTTAAAGTTCTGGGAAGAAAAACGCACTTCTGGAAAGGACTCGCTGATTTCCTTGGTCTTGTCCGTGCTATTAGAATCTAAAACGATGATCTCGTCTGCGATATCC
This genomic window from Leptospira neocaledonica contains:
- a CDS encoding LBBP_01157 family protein translates to MAKGKQKLGFWNKLFFWRKKKTISTGSEKEVVRDSRGYTWELKDLREKADRFFVTRKKPSGTIFENPSLKLTKNNRNLFRLEGKEKSGREYSLVVSTGNYLTEQGGKISGVIFLGEADLNRLLSADHKSLKSILSGINTPNWDEESWAVLQEEPDLKRSSESWKEILNWDPIWKQQILINLRPSTIAVLLIFLGKEFEDIFQANSSERVKQIVSKELYFLNVSGNRNSPHSENLTLYEFDSAKKEFESVLSKIRSKKDK
- a CDS encoding glycosyltransferase family 2 protein, with the protein product MAESVKTKESSSPKKKKSKAKAPQSRNEVRERFLKKLSVAIITYNEEANIGDCIKSCRDIADEIIVLDSNSTDKTKEISESFPEVRFSSQNFKGHVEQKNDAISLCKNDWILSLDADERLSEELRDSLRAFLESPEDPSLNGLKASRLTFHMGRFIRFSGWYPQTKYRIIRKSKSKWTGENPHDYLVVEGKGKKIKGDILHYSFADLAQQVDTINKFSSIVSWTRWKKNKKFSLVRTIIKPFGKFVEIYLFKLGFLDGFPGFTIAISSAYSTFLKEAKVYEMGKKLIERPSNLRKDYGK